In the Pelmatolapia mariae isolate MD_Pm_ZW linkage group LG10_11, Pm_UMD_F_2, whole genome shotgun sequence genome, TCCTGTTTGTGTAAATCTATCAATTTTGTTTCTGGCAGGACAAAGACGGCGCGGGGTAAAGCTGCGGATAGGCGGGGCCACCGCTTCAAAGGGGCGTGGTGGCAGCAGAAAAGCGGTGCCAACGAGGAAGCAGCTGGACGCTGAGCTGGACGACTACATGTCCATGTCCCGGAGCCGACTGGACAAACAGCTAGACGACTACATGTCCACGTCCCGGAGCCGATTGGACGCCGAGCTGGACGAGTACATGTCGATGGCGGGACAGCCGCAGCCGCTGTGGGACTGAAACTGTGAGGGGCGGGACCAAAGGTTTGTTCTTACTTTGGAACTGCCTCTCCAAGTGTACACGAGTTTTATTTGGTGACTGAAGGCCGCAGCTCTCAGGCTGCTGATTGGCTCCTCCTCTCAGGTGCATTAagcatttctttgtttgttttcaaaccaGAGCGTTCAGTTTTCTGTTGGTTTTCTATGTGTCCCTGAAGTGGTCGTGTGTCCTTCACTGACCCTCTGTGTGTTGGAATTTTTTAATGGGTCGTTTGTAATTCTGAAGGTTTTGTTCCCaacatttaaaagaataaaagacgTTCGCCGCTGACTCGCTCTTGTCTGTACGCCATTGCCGAGTCCTCAGGAGCAGTTCATTGATGTGTCTGTCCTCTCGGCCAATCATTGCCCCTGCTGGCAGGTTTGAAGTGCTTCGCATTTAAACGGCCTGAAGGAGGCGAAGTCGCTACAGATGCGTCACCGACTtccaggctacgtccacactaatgcgttttcgtttgaaaacatagttttctctccgttttggcgtCCCGTCAAATTCTTTaactctcactcgcttttgcaactttgtacttttgtgttactcgcagcaacaactccacctcaatgttagtccatttaaaaaaaactcctcgacattttgctgcgccgtttcaaagagccggaaagtaaataagcggcagacagaaatgaggcaggtcgaatcttcttgcgtttcgcgcatgcgcaggactggaacgtaggcgttttcagccgtttcagtgtggacgcacaactctgtgaaaacgactgaa is a window encoding:
- the LOC134637219 gene encoding chromatin target of PRMT1 protein-like, producing the protein MNKYRWRARVTSTCRRAGGLRGRLGRRSQLRPLTSGQRRRGVKLRIGGATASKGRGGSRKAVPTRKQLDAELDDYMSMSRSRLDKQLDDYMSTSRSRLDAELDEYMSMAGQPQPLWD